The proteins below are encoded in one region of Hordeum vulgare subsp. vulgare chromosome 3H, MorexV3_pseudomolecules_assembly, whole genome shotgun sequence:
- the LOC123442627 gene encoding low-temperature-induced cysteine proteinase-like isoform X2, which produces MLGLSRIKWEVSCAQSIGGKDHWIVNNSLDCEHMHKNTGSSSGIYGINMMASFPTKTSPNPSPSPDPGPTKCSVFTSYPEGSTCCCSWRALGFRLSWSSCELDNAVCASDNRSCCPHDYPIRDTARGRCLKGNGNFSSIEGIKRKQAFSKVPSWNGLLELLGQ; this is translated from the exons ATGCTTGGTTTGTCGAGGATAAAGTGGGAGGTGTCATGTGCCCAATCCATAG GTGGCAAGGATCATTGGATTGTGAACAATTCATTGGATTGTGAACATATGCATAAAAACACTGGCTCATCGTCAGGTATCTATGGCATAAACATGATGGCATCGTTCCCTACAAAAACAAGCCCGAATCCTTCTCCTTCACCAGACCCTGGCCCAACCAAATGCAGCGTTTTTACCTCCTACCCTGAAGGATCCACCTGTTGTTGCTCCTGGCGTGCCTTGGGATTCCGCCTTTCCTGGAGCTCCTGTGAACTGGATAATGCAGTTTGCGCCAGCGATAACCGTTCTTGTTGCCCCCATGACTATCCTATACGTGACACGGCTAGGGGGCGTTGCTTGAAG GGTAATGGCAATTTCTCAAGTATAGAAGGAATCAAGAGGAAGCAAGCTTTCTCCAAGGTTCCCTCTTGGAATGGTTTGTTGGAATTGTTGGGTCAGTGA
- the LOC123442627 gene encoding low-temperature-induced cysteine proteinase-like isoform X1: MLGLSRIKWEVSCAQSIVLIVGYGFEGGKDHWIVNNSLDCEHMHKNTGSSSGIYGINMMASFPTKTSPNPSPSPDPGPTKCSVFTSYPEGSTCCCSWRALGFRLSWSSCELDNAVCASDNRSCCPHDYPIRDTARGRCLKGNGNFSSIEGIKRKQAFSKVPSWNGLLELLGQ, from the exons ATGCTTGGTTTGTCGAGGATAAAGTGGGAGGTGTCATGTGCCCAATCCATAG TCCTCATTGTGGGATATGGTTTTGAAGGTGGCAAGGATCATTGGATTGTGAACAATTCATTGGATTGTGAACATATGCATAAAAACACTGGCTCATCGTCAGGTATCTATGGCATAAACATGATGGCATCGTTCCCTACAAAAACAAGCCCGAATCCTTCTCCTTCACCAGACCCTGGCCCAACCAAATGCAGCGTTTTTACCTCCTACCCTGAAGGATCCACCTGTTGTTGCTCCTGGCGTGCCTTGGGATTCCGCCTTTCCTGGAGCTCCTGTGAACTGGATAATGCAGTTTGCGCCAGCGATAACCGTTCTTGTTGCCCCCATGACTATCCTATACGTGACACGGCTAGGGGGCGTTGCTTGAAG GGTAATGGCAATTTCTCAAGTATAGAAGGAATCAAGAGGAAGCAAGCTTTCTCCAAGGTTCCCTCTTGGAATGGTTTGTTGGAATTGTTGGGTCAGTGA